A genomic region of Nymphaea colorata isolate Beijing-Zhang1983 chromosome 2, ASM883128v2, whole genome shotgun sequence contains the following coding sequences:
- the LOC116247647 gene encoding uncharacterized protein LOC116247647, translating into MAMESSQEAKLFEKEAEEEEKHEEEIERTEVKVLIALDESEGSLHALNWALDHLFGNAGSRDLRSLTILHVIQPFPQYFCPGGPGVYVTPMVVDSVIKSQEQHSAALLRRTSTMCSEKHVRAETLKKEGEPKEAICQVVEQIHADLVVIGSRGLGTIKRAVLGSVSDYVAHHAKCPVLIVKPPK; encoded by the exons ATGGCCATGGAGTCGAGCCAGGAAGCGAAGTTGTTCGAGAAAGAAgctgaggaagaagagaagcatGAAGAGGAAATAGAGAGGACGGAAGTGAAGGTTTTGATCGCTCTTGATGAGAGCGAGGGCAGCTTGCATGCACTGAATTGGGCTCTAGACCACCTATTTGGGAACGCAGGCAGCCGAGACCTGCGGAGCCTGACcattcttcatgtcattcaaccCTTCCCTCAGTATTTCTGCCCTGGAGGACCAG GTGTTTACGTGACGCCTATGGTCGTTGACTCGGTGATAAAGAGCCAGGAGCAGCACAGTGCAGCACTTTTGAGACGAACCTCGACGATGTGCAGTGAGAAACAT GTGAGAGCAGAAAcattgaaaaaggaaggagAGCCAAAGGAAGCGATATGTCAAGTGGTAGAGCAGATTCATGCTGATCTCGTCGTCATAGGAAGCCGTGGCCTTGGCACCATCAAGAG GGCTGTTCTTGGTAGTGTTAGTGACTACGTGGCGCATCACGCGAAATGCCCGGTTCTGATTGTGAAGCCTCCTAAATGA